The Castellaniella sp. genome includes a window with the following:
- the argS gene encoding arginine--tRNA ligase: protein MLPQHTNTLISLLQSALDTLLPGHTLDITLERPKVAAHGDVACNIAMQAARSARRNPRELAQAIVDAVLAQPNATDLIAQAEVAGPGFINFRLTASAHQAVLDVIATQGSQYGHRPVNTDRILVEFVSANPTGPLHVGHARQAALGDSICRLFATQGAQVSREFYYNDAGNQINNLAISVQARGRGIQPDDPAFPADGYKGEYIADIAQDYLAQAAVQASDGDPIQASGDLDDLDAIRRFAVAYLRHEQDLDLQAFDLRFDHYYLESSLYTSGRVERTVQALIDAGHTYELDNALWLRTTELGTGDDKDRVMRKSEGGYTYFVPDVAYHVAKWERGFHHAINIQGTDHHGTIARVRAGLQGLGLGIPVDYPAYVLHKMVRVMRDGAEVKISKRAGSYVTLRDLVDWVGRDAVRFFLAQRRADSEFVFDIDLALSHSEENPVYYIQYAHARIHSLLRQHDAAQQAQAAQPALLTAATEITLLQRLAEYPGVLTQAAHELAPHQLAFWLRDCAADFHAWYNAERILVDDPALMAARLRLAQATAQVIANGLNLLGVSAPVRM from the coding sequence ATGCTGCCACAGCACACCAACACACTTATCTCTCTTTTGCAGTCCGCCCTGGACACGCTATTGCCCGGGCATACCCTGGACATCACCCTGGAACGCCCGAAGGTCGCCGCTCATGGCGATGTGGCCTGCAATATCGCCATGCAGGCCGCGCGCAGCGCCCGGCGCAACCCGCGCGAACTGGCTCAGGCCATCGTCGATGCCGTGCTGGCCCAGCCCAACGCCACCGACCTGATTGCTCAGGCCGAGGTCGCCGGACCGGGCTTCATCAATTTCCGCCTGACCGCCAGCGCCCATCAGGCAGTACTGGACGTCATCGCCACCCAGGGCAGCCAATACGGCCACCGCCCGGTCAATACCGACCGCATCCTGGTCGAGTTCGTGTCAGCCAACCCCACCGGGCCGCTGCACGTGGGCCACGCCCGCCAGGCAGCCTTGGGGGATTCGATCTGTCGGCTGTTCGCCACCCAGGGCGCCCAGGTCTCGCGCGAGTTCTACTACAACGACGCAGGCAACCAGATCAATAACCTGGCCATCAGCGTGCAGGCACGGGGCCGCGGCATTCAGCCTGACGACCCGGCCTTCCCGGCCGATGGCTACAAGGGCGAATATATTGCCGACATCGCCCAGGATTATCTGGCCCAAGCCGCAGTCCAGGCCAGCGACGGCGACCCCATCCAGGCCAGCGGGGATCTCGATGATCTGGACGCGATCCGCCGCTTTGCCGTGGCCTATCTGCGCCACGAACAAGACCTGGACCTGCAGGCCTTCGATCTGCGCTTCGACCACTACTATCTTGAAAGCTCGCTCTATACCAGCGGACGGGTAGAGCGCACCGTCCAGGCCCTGATCGACGCCGGGCACACCTACGAACTGGACAACGCCCTATGGTTGCGCACGACGGAACTGGGCACAGGCGACGACAAAGACCGCGTGATGCGCAAATCCGAGGGCGGCTATACCTATTTCGTCCCGGATGTGGCCTATCACGTCGCCAAATGGGAACGCGGATTTCATCACGCCATCAACATCCAGGGCACCGACCACCACGGCACCATTGCCCGGGTGCGCGCCGGCCTGCAGGGTCTGGGCCTGGGCATCCCGGTGGATTACCCCGCCTATGTGCTGCACAAGATGGTGCGCGTCATGCGCGACGGCGCCGAAGTCAAGATTTCCAAGCGCGCAGGCAGCTATGTCACGCTGCGCGACCTCGTTGATTGGGTGGGACGCGATGCTGTGCGGTTTTTCCTGGCGCAGCGCCGGGCGGATTCGGAGTTCGTCTTCGACATCGACCTGGCCCTGTCCCACAGCGAGGAAAACCCGGTCTATTACATCCAGTACGCACACGCCCGCATCCATTCGCTGCTGCGCCAGCACGACGCCGCGCAACAGGCGCAAGCTGCCCAGCCGGCCCTGCTGACAGCCGCCACCGAGATCACCCTGCTACAGCGTTTGGCCGAATACCCCGGCGTACTGACCCAGGCTGCCCACGAACTCGCCCCCCACCAACTGGCCTTCTGGCTGCGCGACTGCGCGGCGGATTTCCATGCCTGGTACAACGCCGAACGCATCCTGGTGGATGACCCTGCCTTGATGGCTGCACGCCTGCGTCTGGCCCAGGCCACTGCCCAAGTCATCGCCAATGGTCTGAATCTGCTCGGGGTCAGCGCCCCGGTCCGGATGTAA